One segment of Allorhodopirellula heiligendammensis DNA contains the following:
- a CDS encoding RNA polymerase sigma factor encodes MAHSVHQQIEQLFEQSSRQVFASLARLLRDLDLAEDAMQEAFASAADQWPRDGMPENPIAWLVSTGRFKAIDVIRRREKLNEISPSLAARLQAVTASNLQRSGAEIEDDRLRLIFTCCHPAIDVKVQVPLTLREVCGLTTEEISRAFLTTPATMAQRIVRGKAKIRDAAIPFAIPGIADLPDRLGAVLSVIYLIFNEGYSASSGHSITRADLSSEAIRLCRLVLALIDDTEVMGLLALMLIHESRREARQTAGGDIVLLEDQDRTQWDRVMIAEGEELISRSLTRRRIGVYTIQAAISAVHARAASADQTDWQRIVSLYDLLLQLEPSPVVELNRAVAIAMRDGPAAGLELVDAILERGELSRYALAHSARGELLRRTGNADIAKQAFETALTLTTQESERRFLIAKLEGIH; translated from the coding sequence ATGGCTCATTCCGTTCATCAGCAAATCGAACAACTTTTCGAGCAATCGTCTCGGCAGGTGTTCGCTTCCTTGGCACGTCTGCTACGCGACCTGGACCTGGCCGAAGATGCGATGCAGGAAGCTTTTGCCTCCGCTGCGGACCAGTGGCCGCGAGATGGAATGCCCGAAAACCCCATCGCCTGGCTCGTATCGACAGGTCGGTTTAAGGCGATCGATGTCATCCGTCGGCGCGAAAAATTAAATGAAATCAGTCCGTCGTTGGCGGCAAGATTACAGGCGGTGACGGCGTCGAACCTGCAGCGTTCGGGTGCAGAAATCGAAGATGATCGCTTGCGATTAATCTTCACCTGCTGTCATCCCGCGATCGATGTGAAAGTCCAAGTTCCGCTGACCTTGCGAGAGGTCTGCGGGCTGACAACCGAAGAAATTTCGCGAGCATTTCTAACGACTCCCGCAACGATGGCCCAGCGCATTGTTCGTGGCAAGGCCAAGATCCGTGATGCTGCGATCCCGTTTGCGATCCCCGGGATCGCCGACTTGCCCGACCGACTTGGCGCTGTCCTGTCTGTGATCTACCTGATTTTTAATGAGGGATATTCCGCGTCGAGTGGCCACTCGATCACACGTGCGGATCTATCGAGTGAGGCCATTCGATTGTGTCGACTCGTGCTCGCGCTCATCGACGACACCGAAGTAATGGGGCTGCTGGCGCTGATGTTAATCCACGAGTCTCGGCGGGAAGCTCGTCAAACGGCGGGCGGTGACATCGTGCTACTTGAAGATCAGGATCGAACGCAATGGGATCGCGTCATGATCGCGGAGGGAGAAGAGCTGATCTCGCGTTCATTGACGCGTCGCCGGATTGGTGTCTATACCATTCAAGCTGCCATTTCTGCTGTGCATGCCCGAGCCGCCAGTGCCGACCAAACGGATTGGCAGCGAATCGTTTCTCTCTACGATCTACTCCTGCAGCTTGAGCCCTCCCCTGTCGTGGAGCTCAATCGCGCCGTCGCGATCGCGATGCGTGACGGTCCAGCAGCAGGTCTCGAGCTCGTTGACGCAATTTTGGAGCGTGGCGAATTGAGCCGTTACGCACTGGCCCACTCCGCACGTGGTGAGCTGCTGCGTCGGACCGGGAACGCAGATATCGCTAAACAAGCATTTGAAACTGCGTTGACACTGACGACGCAAGAATCCGAACGCCGGTTTTTGATCGCCAAGTTGGAAGGAATTCACTAG
- a CDS encoding serine/threonine protein kinase — MPLPLVDFWKRLLQSGLADASTPRLWAADFAAAHNSAPPSDPLALAKWLVQTGRLKPFQAACLTRPNPQGDVESEQKREFRFPVLRIAPLTQVAEQSLPTLTQWLPVEHDRHPGDSGIVLQLSPSRLTPEDGDRLRWLAAAQHPGLPNHELIVLAGAPLGSYFTTLPLDTSLDAIGVFATVPPGESLAEHCTRGPDSRWTAPRIVPLIKTLCGAMGQLESGRLAFPPMPSPDRIWIPHDAKSPGILWIDPADFLSGDALDCSQTITSHDSRLLYTAPEAIAAEGSPSSSWASQSIYALGCLAYRLRFGQHAFAAAKDEQIRSRQLRFEPPELSEAVSQGAAGDPLLRVLAYALAKDPQSRFASFDAFTQALAATQTLAASVPAGESSVPAGESSVPAEEQRSPPDRIHNESSSAAKQAAEPSQQPADQLSAEAGGRDDQGIASKSPAPVIAATTATPAVQKDQATNPISHSSGKTTAVPSRLSAAASPTVSPSATAARPTAEPTSSAESASDAGVADQSSGKAPSGKTPRPLVPERHPRRPSRRRTAWLILGSMWIPIILLVVALALQDPDAPRPVAKRVRPPIPAVIPSVTGRRPAPQQPRPAIPPARSQTKASDNESIEIVSDDRMLWAPPSALLATDPASSIDAADEDRLRATMLLPPGPAALTTFHLPNLNATGLRDAFAPELSTLWTQLQNRLAVPLDDVRLLALAWFPGRDGVPEIAMAVHLKSPRTLDELTQGWEASLAVVPGGAKIYAGDDPDGDAYYPHFVASGQSSDGSADGDSAARRVDAFAIGSIARMTQVAEVEGAPVLLPRQLEELWQASRPTDAIAMLSSPYFLIADSRAWVNQTAPTLLDWIRATLTPECGGLLVRVAAAPQEYSSSESTTTPRGSYIELRLAAAPGKNPATLKSKVLARIDEAAVAAEDFLVSGEVDPSWRLLAARLPSMWMFTGEQVRSAAIKREVIFNAYLPPMALPQLALGTLLAANTTTTIATASDVSPMQKLTIEEMLERPMSVSFGQESLQFAIDTIINEFAADLPEGNQAPAVEIIGGDLQKMGITQNQQVRNFNKSDLPLRTVLTDLMLGANPDRTATGPADPKQALIWVVVGEGDDAEIKVTTREAAQGTYELPKEFQLAP, encoded by the coding sequence ATGCCGCTCCCCCTTGTTGATTTTTGGAAACGCTTGCTTCAAAGCGGTCTAGCGGATGCCTCTACCCCAAGACTGTGGGCGGCAGATTTCGCCGCCGCGCACAACTCAGCGCCCCCTTCAGACCCGTTAGCACTCGCCAAATGGTTAGTCCAAACGGGGCGATTGAAGCCGTTTCAGGCCGCCTGTTTGACTCGACCGAATCCCCAGGGGGATGTAGAGAGTGAACAGAAAAGAGAGTTTCGTTTTCCGGTATTGCGGATTGCGCCGCTTACACAGGTGGCCGAGCAATCGTTGCCCACGTTGACGCAGTGGTTACCCGTTGAGCACGACAGGCACCCCGGCGATTCGGGAATCGTTCTGCAACTCTCGCCGAGCCGACTGACTCCAGAGGACGGTGATCGGTTGCGATGGCTGGCTGCAGCGCAGCACCCAGGACTGCCAAATCATGAGTTAATCGTGTTGGCCGGCGCACCGCTGGGAAGTTACTTTACGACTTTGCCACTGGACACGTCACTCGACGCGATTGGCGTGTTTGCAACGGTTCCTCCGGGGGAGTCGTTGGCCGAGCACTGTACCCGGGGGCCCGATTCCCGCTGGACCGCACCTCGAATTGTGCCTCTGATTAAGACCCTTTGCGGGGCCATGGGACAATTAGAGAGCGGCCGTCTGGCATTCCCGCCAATGCCCTCTCCTGATCGAATTTGGATTCCGCACGATGCGAAGTCACCGGGGATCCTGTGGATCGATCCGGCTGATTTTCTGTCCGGGGACGCGTTGGACTGTTCCCAGACGATTACCAGCCACGACTCTCGACTGCTCTACACTGCACCGGAGGCAATCGCAGCGGAAGGGAGCCCTTCGAGTTCGTGGGCCAGCCAATCGATCTATGCGTTGGGCTGCCTGGCATACCGACTTCGGTTCGGCCAACACGCCTTTGCCGCTGCCAAAGACGAACAGATTCGCTCGCGACAACTGCGTTTTGAACCACCCGAGTTGAGCGAGGCGGTCTCTCAAGGGGCTGCAGGGGACCCGTTACTACGCGTATTGGCCTACGCGCTCGCAAAGGATCCTCAGTCAAGGTTCGCGAGTTTTGACGCGTTCACCCAAGCGCTCGCAGCCACTCAGACGCTCGCAGCGTCCGTGCCCGCAGGAGAGTCGTCCGTCCCCGCGGGAGAGTCGTCCGTCCCCGCAGAAGAACAGCGGTCGCCACCAGACCGTATCCACAACGAATCGTCCTCGGCGGCCAAGCAGGCTGCCGAGCCATCGCAGCAACCCGCCGATCAGCTGTCGGCGGAGGCAGGCGGCCGCGACGACCAGGGCATTGCGTCCAAATCGCCCGCCCCTGTGATCGCGGCAACTACCGCAACGCCAGCCGTTCAAAAAGATCAGGCAACGAACCCAATCTCGCACTCCTCCGGCAAAACGACGGCGGTGCCCAGTCGCCTCAGCGCGGCGGCATCCCCAACGGTCTCCCCCTCAGCGACGGCCGCCCGTCCCACGGCCGAGCCCACCTCATCGGCAGAGTCGGCCTCGGACGCAGGTGTTGCTGACCAATCATCGGGAAAGGCTCCATCGGGAAAGACACCGCGCCCCCTGGTTCCGGAGCGTCATCCGCGCCGTCCAAGTCGTCGGCGAACGGCATGGTTGATCCTCGGCAGCATGTGGATCCCGATTATCTTGTTGGTGGTAGCTCTGGCACTTCAAGATCCCGACGCCCCCCGACCAGTCGCCAAGCGAGTGCGCCCACCGATTCCGGCGGTCATCCCGTCTGTCACCGGACGCCGCCCCGCGCCGCAGCAGCCGAGACCTGCGATACCTCCGGCCCGATCTCAAACCAAAGCCAGCGACAACGAGTCCATCGAGATTGTCTCCGATGATCGGATGTTGTGGGCACCCCCATCGGCTCTTTTGGCAACCGATCCGGCCAGCAGTATCGACGCAGCGGACGAGGACCGCCTGCGGGCCACCATGTTGCTACCACCGGGACCGGCTGCCCTCACCACATTTCATCTACCTAATCTGAACGCCACTGGTCTCCGCGACGCGTTCGCCCCGGAGCTGTCCACGTTGTGGACTCAACTACAAAATCGGCTCGCCGTGCCCCTTGACGATGTGCGTCTGCTTGCGTTGGCGTGGTTCCCAGGGCGAGACGGAGTCCCTGAGATCGCCATGGCGGTCCATTTGAAATCCCCGCGCACACTCGATGAACTCACTCAAGGCTGGGAGGCATCGCTAGCGGTGGTTCCAGGCGGAGCCAAAATCTATGCGGGCGACGATCCTGACGGTGATGCGTACTATCCCCATTTCGTGGCTAGCGGTCAGTCATCCGACGGATCTGCCGATGGTGACTCGGCTGCACGACGCGTCGACGCATTCGCAATTGGCTCAATTGCAAGAATGACGCAGGTGGCTGAGGTAGAGGGTGCGCCGGTGCTGCTGCCGCGACAACTCGAGGAACTTTGGCAGGCGTCCCGCCCCACCGACGCGATCGCAATGTTGAGTTCGCCCTATTTCTTGATCGCAGATTCACGAGCATGGGTCAATCAAACGGCCCCGACGCTATTGGATTGGATTCGTGCGACATTGACGCCTGAGTGCGGTGGTCTGCTAGTGCGCGTGGCGGCTGCACCGCAGGAGTATTCATCCAGCGAGTCAACGACGACCCCACGAGGTAGCTATATCGAACTTCGGCTAGCGGCTGCACCGGGTAAAAACCCAGCGACACTGAAATCCAAAGTCTTAGCTCGCATCGACGAGGCTGCCGTGGCAGCGGAGGACTTCCTCGTTAGCGGTGAAGTCGACCCATCCTGGCGACTGCTGGCGGCACGGTTGCCGAGCATGTGGATGTTCACGGGTGAACAGGTGCGTTCAGCGGCCATCAAGCGTGAAGTCATTTTCAATGCCTATTTGCCGCCGATGGCGCTCCCGCAACTCGCCCTAGGAACCCTGCTCGCTGCCAACACCACGACAACAATTGCTACCGCCAGTGATGTCAGCCCGATGCAAAAACTTACTATCGAGGAGATGCTCGAACGCCCAATGTCGGTCAGTTTCGGCCAGGAATCACTGCAGTTCGCGATCGACACCATTATCAATGAGTTCGCGGCTGATCTGCCCGAGGGCAATCAGGCACCGGCGGTGGAGATCATCGGCGGTGACCTGCAAAAGATGGGGATCACCCAGAATCAACAGGTTCGGAATTTTAACAAGTCGGATCTGCCGCTCCGCACTGTGCTTACCGACTTGATGCTCGGTGCGAACCCCGATCGCACCGCAACCGGCCCCGCCGACCCGAAACAAGCGCTGATTTGGGTTGTGGTCGGGGAAGGCGACGACGCAGAGATTAAAGTGACAACTCGCGAGGCAGCCCAGGGAACCTACGAGTTGCCCAAGGAGTTTCAGTTGGCGCCGTAA
- a CDS encoding galactose-1-phosphate uridylyltransferase: MPISRVDLNGGRLRVRRDSRKLRLSDRESRRHEGDTLAQSVAETVPAREPDHAPCGSDQAAEDASVRYPQPSNLGGTDSRLCNLKAVFSGPCSTAEPPTQCPTDKSLNDSGRIPTIVARAGADSRASAEAIDLQSPDAQMRSTPGSSPVEAEMLDPQAGQSRLDLITGEWTWFATTRSQRPDQYANHSHKPNADIDCPFCSGKEDRTPDPVWVAKLDDVSASHAVATSVTGDQAESWSVRVVPNLYPAVTRLEDAGVRTPDSEGDEQCTENEAMPVSARMHRSNTALTSYQHAQTVHPSTGSRRRASSASKLFPCDAARGGHEVIIESPRHTESLGELNTAEVSLVFAAYAERVRFWRNVPGVQHVSIFKNVGRDAGASLQHSHSQLIATNRVPGLVQQVTRRLQAHHARVGSCLQCDLLRGEIELKSRVVSQTDSFVAYCPFASRFPMQVRVTSKEHLPCFSDLRARPLAELARLTLRIVRWLEALRPGTAYNMLIHTCPVAFNGAPESQHWAMDIFPRVSRMAGFELSTGAMINAIYPEAAAKAYRAQARLSDPRYVLS; the protein is encoded by the coding sequence ATGCCCATATCGCGAGTCGATCTCAATGGCGGACGCTTACGTGTGCGACGTGACAGTCGAAAGCTCCGATTGAGCGATCGAGAATCGCGTCGGCATGAAGGCGATACATTGGCTCAATCAGTTGCAGAAACAGTGCCCGCGCGGGAGCCAGATCATGCCCCCTGTGGATCCGATCAGGCTGCTGAGGATGCGAGCGTGCGCTATCCCCAACCATCGAATCTGGGTGGCACCGACAGCCGACTGTGCAACCTAAAAGCAGTTTTTTCGGGGCCTTGTTCGACGGCGGAGCCTCCCACGCAGTGCCCGACGGACAAATCACTGAACGACTCTGGAAGAATCCCCACAATCGTTGCCCGTGCAGGAGCTGATTCACGAGCTTCCGCAGAGGCAATTGATTTACAATCCCCCGACGCTCAGATGCGGTCCACCCCCGGCTCCTCGCCGGTTGAAGCAGAAATGCTCGATCCCCAGGCTGGTCAATCTCGGTTGGACTTGATCACCGGCGAATGGACCTGGTTCGCCACGACGCGTTCCCAGCGTCCCGATCAATACGCCAACCACTCGCACAAGCCCAACGCTGATATTGACTGTCCGTTCTGTTCGGGAAAGGAAGATCGAACGCCTGATCCAGTGTGGGTGGCGAAACTTGACGATGTGAGCGCATCGCACGCCGTCGCGACTTCCGTCACTGGTGATCAAGCTGAAAGTTGGTCAGTGCGAGTCGTTCCCAATCTCTATCCCGCAGTGACACGTCTCGAGGATGCTGGGGTTCGAACGCCAGACTCGGAGGGCGACGAACAGTGCACTGAGAACGAAGCCATGCCTGTCTCGGCTCGCATGCACCGCTCCAATACAGCACTGACGTCCTACCAACACGCACAAACCGTGCATCCGTCCACGGGGTCCCGCCGCCGGGCCTCCTCGGCTAGCAAGCTCTTCCCATGCGACGCCGCTCGCGGTGGGCACGAGGTCATCATCGAGTCACCACGACACACCGAGTCACTTGGCGAGCTCAACACCGCCGAGGTTTCGCTCGTCTTCGCGGCCTACGCCGAACGCGTCCGCTTCTGGAGAAACGTGCCGGGCGTGCAGCACGTGAGCATTTTTAAAAATGTCGGCCGCGACGCAGGCGCATCTCTGCAGCACAGTCACTCACAATTAATTGCCACGAATCGAGTGCCCGGCCTCGTGCAACAGGTAACCCGTCGCCTGCAAGCACACCATGCCCGTGTCGGATCCTGCCTGCAATGCGACCTGTTGCGGGGCGAAATTGAATTGAAGAGCCGAGTGGTCAGCCAAACAGACTCGTTTGTAGCCTACTGTCCCTTTGCCAGTCGCTTTCCTATGCAGGTGCGGGTCACCTCGAAGGAGCACCTGCCCTGTTTCAGCGATCTAAGAGCTCGCCCGCTCGCCGAACTGGCGCGTTTGACTCTGCGGATTGTACGCTGGCTCGAAGCACTGCGGCCTGGCACCGCTTACAACATGCTTATCCATACCTGCCCGGTCGCCTTCAACGGCGCTCCGGAATCACAGCACTGGGCAATGGATATCTTCCCACGGGTCTCCCGGATGGCTGGATTCGAACTTTCCACCGGTGCCATGATCAACGCAATTTATCCCGAAGCGGCCGCAAAAGCGTATCGTGCTCAAGCGAGATTGAGTGACCCCCGCTACGTGCTGTCGTGA